One Lutra lutra chromosome 18, mLutLut1.2, whole genome shotgun sequence genomic window carries:
- the UBN1 gene encoding ubinuclein-1 isoform X3, with translation MSEPHRVQFTSLPGSLNPAFLKKSRKEEAGGTEQHQDSEPAAAAVRITLTLFEPDHKRCPEFFYPELVKNIRGKVKGLQPADKKKDLSDPFNDEEKERHKVEALARKFEEKYGGKKRRKDRIQDLIDMGYGYDESDSFIDNSEAYDELVPASLTTKYGGFYINSGTLQFRQASESEDDFIKEKKKKSPKKRKLKEGGEKIKKKKKDDTYDKEKKSKKSKFSKAGFTALNASKEKKKKKYSGALSVKEMLKKFQKEKEAQRKRDEDHKPVAVSSAEAQGLRELEGASDPLLSLFGSTSDNDLLQAATAMDSLTDLDLEQLLSESPEGSPFRDMDDESDSLGVGLDQEFRQPSSLPEGLPAPLEKRVKELAQAARAAEGESRQKFFTQDVNGTLLDIEVQTRELSSQIRSGVYAYLASFLPCSKDTLVKRARKLHLYEQGGRLKEPLQKLKEAIGRAMPEQMAKYQDECQAHTQAKVAKMLEEEKDKEQRERMCSDEEEDEEKGGRRIMGPRKKFQWNDEIRELLCHVVKIKLESYDLERNNKTQSWEDYVKAFLDAEVKPLWPKGWMQARTLFKESRRGHGHLTSILAKKKVMASSKIKMKESSTKPDKKVSIPPGQMGGPLALPSEHAGGLSSGAANREHPAQASGSLANPAPINLEDSLDGDLVRNSASSLEVVSKELAGLSSRAGGSSEFPLPASSKAPAEKMLGIVCSEEKRNFPKPGPAAPPASSSLQSPLNFLAEQALALGQSSQEKKPENSGYKELSCQATLSKGLSEVHQSKAKHHGLPRTSHAPQAAPPVPGPQVKVFHAGTQQQKSFTPPAPFVTKLQGPKPSSPQCHRSLLQLVKTATKGQSFHPSTPSSSGGTQASSSNSHKTPASSSTALSHPAKQHSAGSSGPSYKNSPFASSVSKHGVSSGSSSSGGTPVQSSTSGNLLPSVQPPSTGQSASRPVPGSAVKKPPVSQKLTLVAPPGGPNGDSSGGTQGVAKLLTSSLKSSAVSSVTSSTSLPKGTSGAVLLASSSPLNLLSASYKSGSPKLPGAMNSNSLGIISQFPLHVLSFSAESSAKAGVSKDAIVTGPAPGTFHHGLNHSLLAGLHSSPPRAAPLPHAAVSTHIPQSLPDASQLHGKGPGVPRKL, from the exons AAGAAAGATCTCTCAGATCCTTTCaatgatgaagaaaaggaaaggcataAAGTGGAGGCCCTTGCCcggaaatttgaagaaaaatat ggtGGAAAGAAACGTAGAAAAGATAGGATACAGGACCTGATTGACATGGGATACGGTTACGACGAATCTGACTCCTTCATTGATAATTCTGAGGCG TATGATGAGCTTGTTCCGGCTTCTTTGACTACAAAGTATGGAGGATTTTACATTAACTCGGGAACCCTGCAGTTTAGACAAGCATCCGAGTCTGAGGATGACttcattaaagaaaagaagaagaaatctccAAAG AAGCGGAAGTTGAAGGAAGGTGGTgagaagataaagaagaagaaaaaagatgacaCTTATGACAAGGAGAAGAAATCGAAAAAGTCCAAGTTTTCCAAAGCCGG CTTCACAGCCCTCAATGCCAgtaaggagaagaagaaaaagaaatattctgggGCTTTGAGTGTTAAAGAGATGCTAAAGAAatttcagaaggagaaagaggctcagagaaagaGGGACGAAGACCATAAGCCCGTAGCGGTCTCGTCGGCGGAAGCTCAGGGCCTGCGGGAATTGGAGGGCGCCTCTGACCCTTTGCTCTCGCTCTTTGGCTCCACTTCTGACAACGACTTGCTCCAGGCAGCCACTGCCATGGACTCGCTGACTGATTTGGACTTGGAGCAGCTGCTCAGTgagtctccagaaggaagccCTTTCCGTGATATGGATGATGAGAGCGATTCCCTTGGGGTGGGACTGGACCAGGAATTCAGGcagccctcttccctccctgaagGCCTGCCTGCACCCCTGGAGAAGCGCGTTAAGGAGCTGGCTCAG GCTGCCAGAGCTGCTGAAGGAGAGAGCAGACAGAAGTTCTTCACCCAAGATGTTAACGGCACCCTCTTAGA CATAGAGGTGCAAACTCGGGAGCTGAGTAGCCAAATCCGTTCTGGGGTGTATGCCTACCTTGCTTCATTCCTGCCCTGCAGCAAGGACACCCTGGTCAAACGTGCTCGGAAACTTCACCTCTATGAACAG GGAGGGCGTCTGAAGGAGCCTCTCCAGAAGCTTAAGGAAGCCATTGGAAGGGCAATGCCAGAGCAGATGGCCAAGTACCAGGATGAATGCCAGGCACACACACAAGCCAAGGTCGCTAA GATGCTGGAAGAGGAGAAGgacaaggagcagagggagcggaTGTGCTCTGatgaggaagaagatgaggaaaaGGGGGGCAGGAGGATAATGGGACCCCGGAAGAAGTTCCAGTGGAATGATGAAATCAG GGAGCTGCTCTGTCACGTGGTGAAGATAAAACTGGAGAGCTACGATTTGGAGAGGAACAACAAGACCCAATCTTGGGAGGACTATGTGAAGGCCTTTCTGGATGCTGAGGTCAAACCTTTGTGGCCCAAAGGCTGGATGCAGGCCAG GACTCTGTTTAAGGAGAGCAGACGAGGCCACGGGCACTTGACATCAATCCT GGCCAAGAAGAAAGTAATGGCCTCTTCTAAAATCAAGATGAAG GAATCATCTACCAAGCCTGATAAAAAGGTTTCCATCCCACCAGGCCAGATGGGCGGCCCCTTGGCTTTGCCTTCAGAACATGCGGGAGGCCTGAGCAGTGGGGCTGCAAACAGGGAGCACCCAGCCCAGGCGTCTGGCAGTCTTGCTAATCCCGCTCCTATCAACCTGGAGGACTCATTGGATGGAGACTTGGTCCGTAATTCGGCCTCCTCCTTGGAGGTGGTGTCTAAGGAACTGGCCGGGCTGAGCAGCAGAGCAGGTGGGAGCTCTGAGTTCCCGCTGCCGGCGTCTTCAAAAGCACCCGCAGAGAAGATGCTGGGCATTGTGTGTTCAGAAGAGAAGAGGAACTTTCCGAAGCCCGGCCCTGCGGCCCCTCCAGCCTCTAGTTCTCTGCAGTCTCCCCTCAATTTTCTGGCTGAACAGGCTTTGGCACTGGGGCAGTCGTCTCAGGAGAAAAAACCAGAGAACTCTGGCTACAAAGAGCTGTCCTGTCAGGCCACGCTCAGCAAGGGCCTGTCAGAAGTGCACCAGTCCAAAGCAAAGCACCACGGCTTGCCGCGGACGTCTCACGCACCCCAAGCGGCACCTCCTGTGCCTGGCCCCCAGGTCAAAGTTTTTCATGCAGGCACTCAACAGCAGAAGAGCTTCACCCCTCCAGCTCCTTTCGTCACTAAGCTTCAGGGCCCAAAGCCTTCATCCCCGCAGTGCCATCGttccctcctccagcttgtgAAGACAGCAACCAAAGGCCAGAGCTTCCATCCCTCCACGCCATCCTCTTCAGGAGGCACGCAAGCCTCCAGCAGCAACTCTCATAAGACCCCAGCCTCGTCCTCTACCGCCCTGAGCCATCCAGCAAAACAGCACTCAGCCGGCTCTTCAGGGCCATCTTACAAGAATAGTCCCTTTGCCAGCTCTGTCTCTAAACATGGGGTTTCTTCCGGCAGCTCTTCCTCTGGAGGAACACCAGTCCAGAGTTCTACTTCCGGGAACCTGCTCCCCAGTGTACAGCCTCCCTCTACAGGACAGTCTGCCAGCAGACCTGTCCCAGGCTCTGCAGTGAAAAAACCACCTGTTTCCCAGAAGCTGACCCTGGTGGCCCCTCCAGGTGGTCCAAATGGAGACTCCAGTGGTGGGACCCAGGGAGTGGCAAAGCTACTGACTTCTTCCCTAAAATCCAGCGCGGTTAGCAGCGTGACATCGTCTACCTCCTTGCCA AAAGGAACGAGTGGGGCTGTGCTGCTGGCCAGCTCCTCGCCCTTAAATCTGCTGTCTGCATCCTACAAGTCTGGCAGCCCGAAACTGCCCGGAGCCATGAACTCCAACTCCCTGGGGATCATCTCCCAGTTTCCCCTCCACGTGCTCTCCTTCAGCGCCGAGTCCTCTGCCAAAGCAGGGGTTTCCAAGGATGCCATCGTCACGGGTCCTGCCCCTGGGACATTCCACCACGGCCTCAACCATA GTCTCCTGGCTGGCTTGCACTCCAGCCCACCCCGTGCAGCGCCTCTCCCACACGCTGCCGTGTCTACCCACATCCCGCAGAGTCTGCCAG ACGCTTCTCAGCTTCATGGAAAGGGGCCCGGTGTACCACGGAAATTATGA
- the UBN1 gene encoding ubinuclein-1 isoform X2 produces the protein MSEPHRVQFTSLPGSLNPAFLKKSRKEEAGGTEQHQDSEPAAAAVRITLTLFEPDHKRCPEFFYPELVKNIRGKVKGLQPADKKKDLSDPFNDEEKERHKVEALARKFEEKYGGKKRRKDRIQDLIDMGYGYDESDSFIDNSEAYDELVPASLTTKYGGFYINSGTLQFRQASESEDDFIKEKKKKSPKKRKLKEGGEKIKKKKKDDTYDKEKKSKKSKFSKAGFTALNASKEKKKKKYSGALSVKEMLKKFQKEKEAQRKRDEDHKPVAVSSAEAQGLRELEGASDPLLSLFGSTSDNDLLQAATAMDSLTDLDLEQLLSESPEGSPFRDMDDESDSLGVGLDQEFRQPSSLPEGLPAPLEKRVKELAQAARAAEGESRQKFFTQDVNGTLLDIEVQTRELSSQIRSGVYAYLASFLPCSKDTLVKRARKLHLYEQGGRLKEPLQKLKEAIGRAMPEQMAKYQDECQAHTQAKVAKMLEEEKDKEQRERMCSDEEEDEEKGGRRIMGPRKKFQWNDEIRELLCHVVKIKLESYDLERNNKTQSWEDYVKAFLDAEVKPLWPKGWMQARTLFKESRRGHGHLTSILAKKKVMASSKIKMKESSTKPDKKVSIPPGQMGGPLALPSEHAGGLSSGAANREHPAQASGSLANPAPINLEDSLDGDLVRNSASSLEVVSKELAGLSSRAGGSSEFPLPASSKAPAEKMLGIVCSEEKRNFPKPGPAAPPASSSLQSPLNFLAEQALALGQSSQEKKPENSGYKELSCQATLSKGLSEVHQSKAKHHGLPRTSHAPQAAPPVPGPQVKVFHAGTQQQKSFTPPAPFVTKLQGPKPSSPQCHRSLLQLVKTATKGQSFHPSTPSSSGGTQASSSNSHKTPASSSTALSHPAKQHSAGSSGPSYKNSPFASSVSKHGVSSGSSSSGGTPVQSSTSGNLLPSVQPPSTGQSASRPVPGSAVKKPPVSQKLTLVAPPGGPNGDSSGGTQGVAKLLTSSLKSSAVSSVTSSTSLPVSVLAQQPAPRGSCGQGRLPCPARRVRSDTEGQKGTSGAVLLASSSPLNLLSASYKSGSPKLPGAMNSNSLGIISQFPLHVLSFSAESSAKAGVSKDAIVTGPAPGTFHHGLNHNASQLHGKGPGVPRKL, from the exons AAGAAAGATCTCTCAGATCCTTTCaatgatgaagaaaaggaaaggcataAAGTGGAGGCCCTTGCCcggaaatttgaagaaaaatat ggtGGAAAGAAACGTAGAAAAGATAGGATACAGGACCTGATTGACATGGGATACGGTTACGACGAATCTGACTCCTTCATTGATAATTCTGAGGCG TATGATGAGCTTGTTCCGGCTTCTTTGACTACAAAGTATGGAGGATTTTACATTAACTCGGGAACCCTGCAGTTTAGACAAGCATCCGAGTCTGAGGATGACttcattaaagaaaagaagaagaaatctccAAAG AAGCGGAAGTTGAAGGAAGGTGGTgagaagataaagaagaagaaaaaagatgacaCTTATGACAAGGAGAAGAAATCGAAAAAGTCCAAGTTTTCCAAAGCCGG CTTCACAGCCCTCAATGCCAgtaaggagaagaagaaaaagaaatattctgggGCTTTGAGTGTTAAAGAGATGCTAAAGAAatttcagaaggagaaagaggctcagagaaagaGGGACGAAGACCATAAGCCCGTAGCGGTCTCGTCGGCGGAAGCTCAGGGCCTGCGGGAATTGGAGGGCGCCTCTGACCCTTTGCTCTCGCTCTTTGGCTCCACTTCTGACAACGACTTGCTCCAGGCAGCCACTGCCATGGACTCGCTGACTGATTTGGACTTGGAGCAGCTGCTCAGTgagtctccagaaggaagccCTTTCCGTGATATGGATGATGAGAGCGATTCCCTTGGGGTGGGACTGGACCAGGAATTCAGGcagccctcttccctccctgaagGCCTGCCTGCACCCCTGGAGAAGCGCGTTAAGGAGCTGGCTCAG GCTGCCAGAGCTGCTGAAGGAGAGAGCAGACAGAAGTTCTTCACCCAAGATGTTAACGGCACCCTCTTAGA CATAGAGGTGCAAACTCGGGAGCTGAGTAGCCAAATCCGTTCTGGGGTGTATGCCTACCTTGCTTCATTCCTGCCCTGCAGCAAGGACACCCTGGTCAAACGTGCTCGGAAACTTCACCTCTATGAACAG GGAGGGCGTCTGAAGGAGCCTCTCCAGAAGCTTAAGGAAGCCATTGGAAGGGCAATGCCAGAGCAGATGGCCAAGTACCAGGATGAATGCCAGGCACACACACAAGCCAAGGTCGCTAA GATGCTGGAAGAGGAGAAGgacaaggagcagagggagcggaTGTGCTCTGatgaggaagaagatgaggaaaaGGGGGGCAGGAGGATAATGGGACCCCGGAAGAAGTTCCAGTGGAATGATGAAATCAG GGAGCTGCTCTGTCACGTGGTGAAGATAAAACTGGAGAGCTACGATTTGGAGAGGAACAACAAGACCCAATCTTGGGAGGACTATGTGAAGGCCTTTCTGGATGCTGAGGTCAAACCTTTGTGGCCCAAAGGCTGGATGCAGGCCAG GACTCTGTTTAAGGAGAGCAGACGAGGCCACGGGCACTTGACATCAATCCT GGCCAAGAAGAAAGTAATGGCCTCTTCTAAAATCAAGATGAAG GAATCATCTACCAAGCCTGATAAAAAGGTTTCCATCCCACCAGGCCAGATGGGCGGCCCCTTGGCTTTGCCTTCAGAACATGCGGGAGGCCTGAGCAGTGGGGCTGCAAACAGGGAGCACCCAGCCCAGGCGTCTGGCAGTCTTGCTAATCCCGCTCCTATCAACCTGGAGGACTCATTGGATGGAGACTTGGTCCGTAATTCGGCCTCCTCCTTGGAGGTGGTGTCTAAGGAACTGGCCGGGCTGAGCAGCAGAGCAGGTGGGAGCTCTGAGTTCCCGCTGCCGGCGTCTTCAAAAGCACCCGCAGAGAAGATGCTGGGCATTGTGTGTTCAGAAGAGAAGAGGAACTTTCCGAAGCCCGGCCCTGCGGCCCCTCCAGCCTCTAGTTCTCTGCAGTCTCCCCTCAATTTTCTGGCTGAACAGGCTTTGGCACTGGGGCAGTCGTCTCAGGAGAAAAAACCAGAGAACTCTGGCTACAAAGAGCTGTCCTGTCAGGCCACGCTCAGCAAGGGCCTGTCAGAAGTGCACCAGTCCAAAGCAAAGCACCACGGCTTGCCGCGGACGTCTCACGCACCCCAAGCGGCACCTCCTGTGCCTGGCCCCCAGGTCAAAGTTTTTCATGCAGGCACTCAACAGCAGAAGAGCTTCACCCCTCCAGCTCCTTTCGTCACTAAGCTTCAGGGCCCAAAGCCTTCATCCCCGCAGTGCCATCGttccctcctccagcttgtgAAGACAGCAACCAAAGGCCAGAGCTTCCATCCCTCCACGCCATCCTCTTCAGGAGGCACGCAAGCCTCCAGCAGCAACTCTCATAAGACCCCAGCCTCGTCCTCTACCGCCCTGAGCCATCCAGCAAAACAGCACTCAGCCGGCTCTTCAGGGCCATCTTACAAGAATAGTCCCTTTGCCAGCTCTGTCTCTAAACATGGGGTTTCTTCCGGCAGCTCTTCCTCTGGAGGAACACCAGTCCAGAGTTCTACTTCCGGGAACCTGCTCCCCAGTGTACAGCCTCCCTCTACAGGACAGTCTGCCAGCAGACCTGTCCCAGGCTCTGCAGTGAAAAAACCACCTGTTTCCCAGAAGCTGACCCTGGTGGCCCCTCCAGGTGGTCCAAATGGAGACTCCAGTGGTGGGACCCAGGGAGTGGCAAAGCTACTGACTTCTTCCCTAAAATCCAGCGCGGTTAGCAGCGTGACATCGTCTACCTCCTTGCCAGTGAGTGTCCTGGCACAGCAGCCCGCCCCTCGTGGGTCTTGTGGACAGGGCCGCTTGCCTTGCCCTGCTCGGAGAGTGAGATCTGACACTGAAGGTCAG AAAGGAACGAGTGGGGCTGTGCTGCTGGCCAGCTCCTCGCCCTTAAATCTGCTGTCTGCATCCTACAAGTCTGGCAGCCCGAAACTGCCCGGAGCCATGAACTCCAACTCCCTGGGGATCATCTCCCAGTTTCCCCTCCACGTGCTCTCCTTCAGCGCCGAGTCCTCTGCCAAAGCAGGGGTTTCCAAGGATGCCATCGTCACGGGTCCTGCCCCTGGGACATTCCACCACGGCCTCAACCATA ACGCTTCTCAGCTTCATGGAAAGGGGCCCGGTGTACCACGGAAATTATGA
- the UBN1 gene encoding ubinuclein-1 isoform X4, with product MSEPHRVQFTSLPGSLNPAFLKKSRKEEAGGTEQHQDSEPAAAAVRITLTLFEPDHKRCPEFFYPELVKNIRGKVKGLQPADKKKDLSDPFNDEEKERHKVEALARKFEEKYGGKKRRKDRIQDLIDMGYGYDESDSFIDNSEAYDELVPASLTTKYGGFYINSGTLQFRQASESEDDFIKEKKKKSPKKRKLKEGGEKIKKKKKDDTYDKEKKSKKSKFSKAGFTALNASKEKKKKKYSGALSVKEMLKKFQKEKEAQRKRDEDHKPVAVSSAEAQGLRELEGASDPLLSLFGSTSDNDLLQAATAMDSLTDLDLEQLLSESPEGSPFRDMDDESDSLGVGLDQEFRQPSSLPEGLPAPLEKRVKELAQAARAAEGESRQKFFTQDVNGTLLDIEVQTRELSSQIRSGVYAYLASFLPCSKDTLVKRARKLHLYEQGGRLKEPLQKLKEAIGRAMPEQMAKYQDECQAHTQAKVAKMLEEEKDKEQRERMCSDEEEDEEKGGRRIMGPRKKFQWNDEIRELLCHVVKIKLESYDLERNNKTQSWEDYVKAFLDAEVKPLWPKGWMQARTLFKESRRGHGHLTSILAKKKVMASSKIKMKESSTKPDKKVSIPPGQMGGPLALPSEHAGGLSSGAANREHPAQASGSLANPAPINLEDSLDGDLVRNSASSLEVVSKELAGLSSRAGGSSEFPLPASSKAPAEKMLGIVCSEEKRNFPKPGPAAPPASSSLQSPLNFLAEQALALGQSSQEKKPENSGYKELSCQATLSKGLSEVHQSKAKHHGLPRTSHAPQAAPPVPGPQVKVFHAGTQQQKSFTPPAPFVTKLQGPKPSSPQCHRSLLQLVKTATKGQSFHPSTPSSSGGTQASSSNSHKTPASSSTALSHPAKQHSAGSSGPSYKNSPFASSVSKHGVSSGSSSSGGTPVQSSTSGNLLPSVQPPSTGQSASRPVPGSAVKKPPVSQKLTLVAPPGGPNGDSSGGTQGVAKLLTSSLKSSAVSSVTSSTSLPKGTSGAVLLASSSPLNLLSASYKSGSPKLPGAMNSNSLGIISQFPLHVLSFSAESSAKAGVSKDAIVTGPAPGTFHHGLNHNASQLHGKGPGVPRKL from the exons AAGAAAGATCTCTCAGATCCTTTCaatgatgaagaaaaggaaaggcataAAGTGGAGGCCCTTGCCcggaaatttgaagaaaaatat ggtGGAAAGAAACGTAGAAAAGATAGGATACAGGACCTGATTGACATGGGATACGGTTACGACGAATCTGACTCCTTCATTGATAATTCTGAGGCG TATGATGAGCTTGTTCCGGCTTCTTTGACTACAAAGTATGGAGGATTTTACATTAACTCGGGAACCCTGCAGTTTAGACAAGCATCCGAGTCTGAGGATGACttcattaaagaaaagaagaagaaatctccAAAG AAGCGGAAGTTGAAGGAAGGTGGTgagaagataaagaagaagaaaaaagatgacaCTTATGACAAGGAGAAGAAATCGAAAAAGTCCAAGTTTTCCAAAGCCGG CTTCACAGCCCTCAATGCCAgtaaggagaagaagaaaaagaaatattctgggGCTTTGAGTGTTAAAGAGATGCTAAAGAAatttcagaaggagaaagaggctcagagaaagaGGGACGAAGACCATAAGCCCGTAGCGGTCTCGTCGGCGGAAGCTCAGGGCCTGCGGGAATTGGAGGGCGCCTCTGACCCTTTGCTCTCGCTCTTTGGCTCCACTTCTGACAACGACTTGCTCCAGGCAGCCACTGCCATGGACTCGCTGACTGATTTGGACTTGGAGCAGCTGCTCAGTgagtctccagaaggaagccCTTTCCGTGATATGGATGATGAGAGCGATTCCCTTGGGGTGGGACTGGACCAGGAATTCAGGcagccctcttccctccctgaagGCCTGCCTGCACCCCTGGAGAAGCGCGTTAAGGAGCTGGCTCAG GCTGCCAGAGCTGCTGAAGGAGAGAGCAGACAGAAGTTCTTCACCCAAGATGTTAACGGCACCCTCTTAGA CATAGAGGTGCAAACTCGGGAGCTGAGTAGCCAAATCCGTTCTGGGGTGTATGCCTACCTTGCTTCATTCCTGCCCTGCAGCAAGGACACCCTGGTCAAACGTGCTCGGAAACTTCACCTCTATGAACAG GGAGGGCGTCTGAAGGAGCCTCTCCAGAAGCTTAAGGAAGCCATTGGAAGGGCAATGCCAGAGCAGATGGCCAAGTACCAGGATGAATGCCAGGCACACACACAAGCCAAGGTCGCTAA GATGCTGGAAGAGGAGAAGgacaaggagcagagggagcggaTGTGCTCTGatgaggaagaagatgaggaaaaGGGGGGCAGGAGGATAATGGGACCCCGGAAGAAGTTCCAGTGGAATGATGAAATCAG GGAGCTGCTCTGTCACGTGGTGAAGATAAAACTGGAGAGCTACGATTTGGAGAGGAACAACAAGACCCAATCTTGGGAGGACTATGTGAAGGCCTTTCTGGATGCTGAGGTCAAACCTTTGTGGCCCAAAGGCTGGATGCAGGCCAG GACTCTGTTTAAGGAGAGCAGACGAGGCCACGGGCACTTGACATCAATCCT GGCCAAGAAGAAAGTAATGGCCTCTTCTAAAATCAAGATGAAG GAATCATCTACCAAGCCTGATAAAAAGGTTTCCATCCCACCAGGCCAGATGGGCGGCCCCTTGGCTTTGCCTTCAGAACATGCGGGAGGCCTGAGCAGTGGGGCTGCAAACAGGGAGCACCCAGCCCAGGCGTCTGGCAGTCTTGCTAATCCCGCTCCTATCAACCTGGAGGACTCATTGGATGGAGACTTGGTCCGTAATTCGGCCTCCTCCTTGGAGGTGGTGTCTAAGGAACTGGCCGGGCTGAGCAGCAGAGCAGGTGGGAGCTCTGAGTTCCCGCTGCCGGCGTCTTCAAAAGCACCCGCAGAGAAGATGCTGGGCATTGTGTGTTCAGAAGAGAAGAGGAACTTTCCGAAGCCCGGCCCTGCGGCCCCTCCAGCCTCTAGTTCTCTGCAGTCTCCCCTCAATTTTCTGGCTGAACAGGCTTTGGCACTGGGGCAGTCGTCTCAGGAGAAAAAACCAGAGAACTCTGGCTACAAAGAGCTGTCCTGTCAGGCCACGCTCAGCAAGGGCCTGTCAGAAGTGCACCAGTCCAAAGCAAAGCACCACGGCTTGCCGCGGACGTCTCACGCACCCCAAGCGGCACCTCCTGTGCCTGGCCCCCAGGTCAAAGTTTTTCATGCAGGCACTCAACAGCAGAAGAGCTTCACCCCTCCAGCTCCTTTCGTCACTAAGCTTCAGGGCCCAAAGCCTTCATCCCCGCAGTGCCATCGttccctcctccagcttgtgAAGACAGCAACCAAAGGCCAGAGCTTCCATCCCTCCACGCCATCCTCTTCAGGAGGCACGCAAGCCTCCAGCAGCAACTCTCATAAGACCCCAGCCTCGTCCTCTACCGCCCTGAGCCATCCAGCAAAACAGCACTCAGCCGGCTCTTCAGGGCCATCTTACAAGAATAGTCCCTTTGCCAGCTCTGTCTCTAAACATGGGGTTTCTTCCGGCAGCTCTTCCTCTGGAGGAACACCAGTCCAGAGTTCTACTTCCGGGAACCTGCTCCCCAGTGTACAGCCTCCCTCTACAGGACAGTCTGCCAGCAGACCTGTCCCAGGCTCTGCAGTGAAAAAACCACCTGTTTCCCAGAAGCTGACCCTGGTGGCCCCTCCAGGTGGTCCAAATGGAGACTCCAGTGGTGGGACCCAGGGAGTGGCAAAGCTACTGACTTCTTCCCTAAAATCCAGCGCGGTTAGCAGCGTGACATCGTCTACCTCCTTGCCA AAAGGAACGAGTGGGGCTGTGCTGCTGGCCAGCTCCTCGCCCTTAAATCTGCTGTCTGCATCCTACAAGTCTGGCAGCCCGAAACTGCCCGGAGCCATGAACTCCAACTCCCTGGGGATCATCTCCCAGTTTCCCCTCCACGTGCTCTCCTTCAGCGCCGAGTCCTCTGCCAAAGCAGGGGTTTCCAAGGATGCCATCGTCACGGGTCCTGCCCCTGGGACATTCCACCACGGCCTCAACCATA ACGCTTCTCAGCTTCATGGAAAGGGGCCCGGTGTACCACGGAAATTATGA